DNA sequence from the Bradyrhizobium diazoefficiens genome:
TCACGCCAAATCAAGCGGTCAGTCGGCGGCGGTGCGCAGCGGCGTGCGCGCGGCCCTCGGCACGATCGTGGCGACACTCGATGGCGACGGCCAGAACAATCCCGCGTTCCTGCCGGACCTGATCGCGGCTGTGGAAAAAAGCGCGCGCGTCGGGCTCGCGGCGGGACAGCGCGTCGGGCGCAAGGACACCGGCTTCAAGAAATTCCAGTCGCGCATCGCCAACGGCGTGCGGGGCTCAATCCTGAACGACGGCACGCGTGATACCGGCTGCGGGCTGAAAGCGTTCCGGCGCGATGTGTTCCTGATGCTGCCCTATTTCGACGGCCTGCATCGCTTCCTGCCGGCGCTGGTGCGCCGGGAGGGCTACGAGATCGCCTATGTCGACGTGATCGACCGGCCGCGCCGTTCCGGCGTGTCCAATTACGGCTTCTTCGACCGTCTATGGATCGGGATCATGGATCTCGCCGGCGTATGGTGGCTGATCCGCCGCAAGAAGGCGACGCCAGAAGTGACTGAGGTTAAGGCATGATCATTCAATTCGGTCAGGCGTTGCACAACTATTTCTACGACGTGTTCGTCGCCAAGTTCGATTTCTGGCTCGCCTTTGGCCTGATCGCGCAGCTGTTCTTCACCGCCCGCTTTCTGGTGCAGTGGATCGCGAGCGAGCGTGCCGGAAACAGCGTGGTGCCGATCGCGTTCTGGTTCTGCTCGATGGGCGGCGGCATGATGACGCTGGTCTACGGCATCGTGAAGCGCGAGCCTGTCATCATCATAGGGCAGCTGTTTGCGACCATCATCTACGTCCGCAACGTCATGCTGATCTGGAAGAACAACGGCACGGCATCGAAGACGCTGGAGCGCTGAGGCGGATCGGACTGACGTGGCAGTGTCAAGGCTGCGCCCGGCGCGGTCATGGTTTCAAATCCATCAGGTGCCAACAAGTCAGGCAGACCTCTCGTCAGGAGTCCGATGCCGCCTTGAGCGCCGCGAAGCCGCGATCGAGATCCGCCTTCAGATCGTCGACGCTCTCGAGTCCGATGTGGAGTCGCAGCGTCGGGCCGCCGGGCGACCATTTCGTAGCGGTGCGATAGGCGTCGCAATCGAAGGGAATCGCGAGGCTCTCGAAGCCGCCCCAGGAGAATCCCATGCCGAACAGTTTGAGCGTGTCGAGCATGGCGTCAACCGCCTTCTGCGGCGCGGGCTTCAGCACGATGCTGAACAGGCCCGAGGCGCCGGTGAAGTCGCGCTTCCAGATCGCATGGCCCGGATCGGTCTCCAGCCCCGGATGCAGCACGCGCGCGACCTCGGGCCGGCCGGCCAGCCAGCGCGCCATCTCGAGGCCGGAGCGATGATGCTGCGCGAGCCGCACCGACAGCGTGCGCAGGCCGCGCAGGGCGAGGAAGACGTCGTCGGGGCCGGCGCAGACGCCGAGCAGGCGGATGCCTTCTGAGACTTGCGGCCACGCCTCGGCGTTGGCCGAGATGGTGCCGAACATGATATCGGAATGGCCGCCGATATATTTGGTGGCGGCCTGCATGGAGATGTCGACGCCCTGCTCGAGCGAGCGGTGATAGAGCGGCGTCGCCCAGGTGTTGTCGTCGATGACGAGCGCGCTCTTCGCATGCGCGACCCCG
Encoded proteins:
- the metC gene encoding cystathionine beta-lyase; translation: MDSSHPAQQHAETRLVTSGRDTKAQKGFVNPPVFHGSTVLYPTAEDLHAHRGEFTYGRHGTPTTRAFQETLMALEGPQCAGVGIVPSGLSAISTTLLSVLKTGDHILVCDNVYRPTRNFCNGMLARLGIETTYFDPLIGAGIEKLFKPNTRAVLVEAPGSQSFEMPDIRAIAGVAHAKSALVIDDNTWATPLYHRSLEQGVDISMQAATKYIGGHSDIMFGTISANAEAWPQVSEGIRLLGVCAGPDDVFLALRGLRTLSVRLAQHHRSGLEMARWLAGRPEVARVLHPGLETDPGHAIWKRDFTGASGLFSIVLKPAPQKAVDAMLDTLKLFGMGFSWGGFESLAIPFDCDAYRTATKWSPGGPTLRLHIGLESVDDLKADLDRGFAALKAASDS
- a CDS encoding lipid-A-disaccharide synthase N-terminal domain-containing protein, whose product is MIIQFGQALHNYFYDVFVAKFDFWLAFGLIAQLFFTARFLVQWIASERAGNSVVPIAFWFCSMGGGMMTLVYGIVKREPVIIIGQLFATIIYVRNVMLIWKNNGTASKTLER
- a CDS encoding glycosyltransferase family 2 protein, whose protein sequence is MSTPQPSVSIVVPVRNEADNIAPLIDEITAALDGRWAYEIIYVNDGSTDATGERLAGIMAQRANLRQLRHAKSSGQSAAVRSGVRAALGTIVATLDGDGQNNPAFLPDLIAAVEKSARVGLAAGQRVGRKDTGFKKFQSRIANGVRGSILNDGTRDTGCGLKAFRRDVFLMLPYFDGLHRFLPALVRREGYEIAYVDVIDRPRRSGVSNYGFFDRLWIGIMDLAGVWWLIRRKKATPEVTEVKA